A single region of the Fundulus heteroclitus isolate FHET01 unplaced genomic scaffold, MU-UCD_Fhet_4.1 scaffold_63, whole genome shotgun sequence genome encodes:
- the LOC110367656 gene encoding immunoglobulin lambda-like polypeptide 5 produces the protein MSASTENWILPPTSYSEVFVSVSYTVVGSDDSSKFLIFGTGTKLYVTGDVVKAPTVSLYSVASKPRPQEKQPLLCVASDMYPPETQLSWRKRRQGGSEEEVPAEEEQLELREGGRTSSIMMVDQDPHDAYEYSCSVKHEARLQTPETKIVVSALPKPPPPAPHWFRERLLCLFYSVLIAKSLLCFCGLSLLSVCGGQGA, from the exons ATGTCTGCCTCCACTGA AAACTGGATTCTTCCTCCCACCTCGTACTCAGAGGTTTTTGTATCAGTGAGTTACACTGTGGTAGGATCGGACGATTCCAGCAAGTTTCTCATCTTTGGGACTGGAACAAAACTCTATGTAACAG GTGATGTAGTGAAGGCCCCGACGGTGAGCTTGTACTCGGTGGCGTCCAAACCCAGGCCGCAGGAGAAGCAGCCTCTGCTGTGTGTCGCCTCAGACATGTACCCCCCTGAGACGCAGCTTTCCTGGAGGAAAAGGAGGCAGGGCGGTTCTGAGGAGGAGGTTCCTGCTGAGGAAGAGCAGCTGGAGCTCAGGGAGGGAGGACGCACCTCCTCCATCATGATGGTGGATCAGGATCCTCATGATGCTTATGAGTACAGCTGCTCCGTCAAGCACGAAGCGCGACTTCAGACCCCAGAGACGAAGATCG TGGTTTCTGCGCTGCCTAAGCCTCCGCCTCCTGCTCCCCACTGGTTCAGAGAGAGGCTGCTCTGCCTCTTCTACTCGGTGCTGATAGCCAAGAGTCTGCTCTGCttctgcggcctctccctgctCAGCGTCTGTGGAGGCCAGGGAGCTTGA
- the LOC110367655 gene encoding zinc finger protein 2 homolog, translating to MSSVQHLREFIRERLTAAAEEIFSEVEKTIVRYEEDARRLESCWRPQIKTTRIDLQKPHVSMEEEASAIQQLCNQRRRSSHDQEEAEPPLIKEEKEEPELFLIKVENVEPESSLVEEEKHQPEPLIEHQEDPELPMTEEEKEEPDFSKLRHEQLDPEHLAIKQEQEDVCSSQEGEQLVQKQSVALMETFTLQEHEGEPRTEQLSFHISPVVQTKDQEGSSSTGSESQSFTDTKKMSLKCDVCGKSWKAKSDLKKHYRIHTGERPFTCQTCGKSFTRRHHLNLHSKTHTGERPFPCQTCGKGFTYKGNLKAHMRTHTGEKPFPCQTCGKSFSQLFDLNRHIRTHTVEKHFSCQTCGKGFTQVASLNFHMRIHTGERLFFLSDMWKRFHL from the exons atgtcttcagttcagcatctgagagagtttatcagagagcgactaactgctgctgctgaagaaatctTCTCAGAGGTTGAGAAAACCATCGTCCGCTACGAGGAAGACGCCAGACGGCTGGAAAGCTGCTGGAGACCCCAGATAAAGACCACCAGAATCG ACCTCCAGAAGCCACATGTCTCCATGGAGGAGGAAGCTTCTGCCATTCAACAGCTCTGCAACCAGAGGAGAAGGTCCAGTCATGACCAGGAGGAAGCAGAACCTCCACTTattaaagaggaaaaggaggaaccagaactttTCCTGATTAAAGTAGAAAATGTGGAGCCTGAGTCTTCATTAGttgaagaggaaaaacatcaaCCAGAACCACTAATTGAACACCAAGAGGACCCAGAACTTCCAATGactgaagaagaaaaggaggaaCCTGATTTTTCAAAGCTTAGACATGAACAGTTGGATCCAGAACATTTAGCAATTAAACAGGAGCAGGAGGATGTCTGCAGCAGTCAGGAGGGAGAGCAGCTTGTCCAGAAGCAGTCTGTTGCTCTAATGGAGACCTTTACCCTTCAGGAACATGAAGGAGAACCAAGAACTGAGCAGCTTTCCTTTCATATCTCTCCTGTAGTTCAGACCAAAGATCAGGAAGGAAGCAGCTCCACTGGGTCAGAGAGTCAGTCTTTCACTGACACtaagaaaatgtctttaaaatgtgatgtttgtggAAAGTCCTGGAAAGCGAAGTCTGACTTAAAAAAGCATTACAGAATCCACACTGGAGAGAGACCCTTTACTTGccagacatgtggaaaaagcttcACTCGGCGGCATCATTTAAACCTTCATAGCAAAACTCATACAGGTGAAAGGCCTTTTCCctgtcagacatgtggaaaaggtttcaCTTATAAGGGTAATTTAAAAGCACATAtgagaacccacacaggtgagaagccctttccttgtcagacatgtggaaaaagtttctcTCAGCTTTTTGATTTAAATCGTCACATTAGAACTCACACAGTGGAGAAGCatttttcttgtcagacatgtggaaaaggtttcaCTCAAGTAGCCAGTTTAAATtttcacatgagaatccacacaggtgaaagactttttttcttgtcagacatgtggaaaaggtttcaCTTGtaa